In Syntrophales bacterium, the sequence CCCGGTAATCCTTTCCTCCCAGGAGCCGGTCCTTCTCGCGATGGAGCCATGCCTCGAGACTTTCCCGTGAAAGCCAGACCTCGATGTTGCGCCTCTGGCAGAAAAGATACAGTCCGGCGAGGACTTCCGGGTCAAAAGACACGGAGGCCGCCATGACCCGCTCTATAAATTTACGGATTTTCGAGGTTCCCCGGGCGGCAAAGGCAGGTTTGTCCGCGAGCCGCTCCTTGAGGCCCGAGAAGGCCTGGTTGACTATCACTCCGCCCGACGGGTTCTTCAGGAGAACCAGCTCGGCAAAATCAAAAAAGGTGGAGAAGCAGCGTGTTTTCCTGGCCCCCGGTGAGCTTTTTTCCAGGCACATAAAGAGCAGCCTGAAAAAGATGGAAAAGGCGTCCGGGGCCCTGTGATGTTCGTTGTAGTAATAAAAGTCTCCCAACGCCCGGCTTCGAAGAGGTTCTACGATTTCATCCCAGTTGGCGTAGGGATGGTTGACTTCGTGGAGGAGCGACTCCGTTTCCTTGCGTATTCCGACCCTGTCTCCTATGATGTCCAGGAGGAGCTTCTGATCAGGCTGAATATAGCCCGGAAAAGCTGTTCGCTGAAGGTTTATATAGAGCGCTCCCGAGGAAATCGTCGTGTCATCCTTCGGGTTGGCCTTATAGAGAGGGTCGCGGTTTTCACCTTCCGTGGCTGTTTTTTGAGTCTCCGACACTTTCTTGTACCTTGCAATCAAATAAAAAACGGTTTCAACACAACTCCCTGAAACGGACGCTACCCTAGCAGAAGTGGCCTGGATTATCAATTGGGATAATTCTGACGAACTCCGGACTCGCATACCGGGCCGCTTTCTGGTACGCTCACCGCACTGCGGCGGCTAACCATGATAGAAATGAGGAGGGTCACCATGGAAAAGACGATCATAACGGAGCAGAAAGACGGCGTGTTGCTGCTGACCTTGAACCGCCCGGAACGGAAGAACGCCTTCGACCGGGCTCAATGGAAAGCCCTTGCCGCGGAACTGGATGCGGCCCGGGAAGACGACGGGGTTATCGTTGCCCTTATAACGGGCGCGGGCGGAGATTTTTCGGCAGGCCAGGACTTGGCCGACTTTTCCGACCTCGTGGATGAACCCGCCTATCGGATATGCGAACGGGCCCTTGTCGATTTTGACAAGCCGCTTATCGGCGCTGTCAGGGGCGTGGCCGTCGGAGGCGGCGCGACCATGCTGTTTCATTGCGACATCGTTTACGTCGGTGAGAGCCTGCGCATGAGGCTGCCCTTTACCGCTCTCGGCATATCGCCTGAATTCGCCAGCACCTACATGCTTCAGGCCCTCATCGGACCCCGCAGGGCCGCGGAACTCATGTTGACCGCCGAATGGATCGATGCCGAACGGGCGGTAGAGACCGGAATAGCATCCCGCGGGTGTAAGGATGACGAACTGCTGGAAGAGGCGATGGCCCGGGCGGCGGAAATCGCCCGGTTGCCCCTGGCGTCGCTGCGGGAGGCCAAAAGAAGCCTCAGAGCGGTCCATGGGGCCGGTATCGAGGCAGCCCTCCGGGTCGAGCGCGAGAGCATGGAACGTCAGCTCGGCGGACCGGAAAATACCGAGGCCATACAGGCCATCATGGAAAAACGACAGCCCGATTTCCGTAATCTGAAGAGATAAAAACGGAGCCGCAAGTCGGGAGAGCGCCGCCGGCTCCGGCAGGAAAGATTCCCATGAGCACCCAGACGATCATCATTCTGTTCGTGGCTGCTGTCGTGGTTGTGGTACTGGTGAAAGGGCTCGGTGGAGGCCGCTACGGGAGACTCCTGCCCGCCGGGAACGTCGCCGAGCGCTACGAGACCTTCCGGGTTGACCCCGAAAAGCAGTACTACACCAGTGGACCCGATTCCTGTCCCAACGCCCTGATGGGTATAAACAGGTCTTGGTCTCTCGAGGGCGGTTTGTGGAAAAAACGCGATCTGACCGAGTCAGCCATGAAGAACCTTGTACTCGACATGCAGCGTAAAGCCCTGGACCACACCACAGTTCTCCACGGATTCGATGTTCTCGATGATCGAGGGTGGAAAATCGGCGACTGGTACTCTGTCATGGGCCTCGACATCACGATACGGATACGGGGAGAAAAACGGGTCTCCATAACGACACCCTTCCCAAGAAACCGGTGAATGATGTCATTCCGAGAGAGGCGGTCGAACCGACACAACCGATAAAGCGCGTTTCATTTCTCAAGACGTGCGCCGTCCCCGTGGACCTTTTTATCACTCGAGGCCTTTAAAATCCGTCATTCCGGGGAGCGCAGCAAGTTTTGTCATTTCGAGGAGCGCAGCGACGAGAAATCTTTCTTTGCGACCGTCATCCACCAATGTGAAAGATTTCTCCCTTCGGTCGAAATGACGGCACGGAGCGGCCGCAGTGACGGTCCGGGCTGGCCGCAGTGACGGCGTGGGGCTGGTCGAAATGATGGCGTGGACCGGGCGAGGATGGTGAAGCGGGTGGTTGCGATAGCGAAGGGTGGCGCTTGGAATAGCGGCACGGGGCGGCCGCAGTGACGGTCCGGGCTGGTCGCAGTGACGGCATGGGGCG encodes:
- a CDS encoding enoyl-CoA hydratase-related protein, whose translation is MEKTIITEQKDGVLLLTLNRPERKNAFDRAQWKALAAELDAAREDDGVIVALITGAGGDFSAGQDLADFSDLVDEPAYRICERALVDFDKPLIGAVRGVAVGGGATMLFHCDIVYVGESLRMRLPFTALGISPEFASTYMLQALIGPRRAAELMLTAEWIDAERAVETGIASRGCKDDELLEEAMARAAEIARLPLASLREAKRSLRAVHGAGIEAALRVERESMERQLGGPENTEAIQAIMEKRQPDFRNLKR